From the genome of Diabrotica virgifera virgifera chromosome 8, PGI_DIABVI_V3a:
ttgtttgccctacctttctccaaacatctggtgtctccaataataatttccttaaataatcactttgcagtgtggtaaagtttataaagttcacaaaatacagcaaatgAAATCCAAAATATGACGATAAACATTGAAATGATGAAGATGAAATGAAATGATAtcacaaacataacctctgtaacctgtatgccatgccaaccagaaccagaagtcacgtggtttggattgcctaaatacatatacacgcgcagcaaatttgaaagtgaatgcaaattgaatagtaaatggcctctcttaaaatataggacattggtagtatgttcatagaatgtcttgtggtaacattccacgaataacttaatcagatattcaccgaatgttccttgaatgtccagtacattcaaacattaatagaactttgatagtacattcctggaatgttatgTGTTGTTAGggttggtgtttatttatacaaatttgcattttctatcgtaaagtatcaatggaaaacataatattttaatagaagaggctcaaaaatgtcattatatggcattataacaagttactttgattcaaaacaagcttttgattaaattttgtagtgtagaaaacgttaaaataccgtttttttacatttttctccattcccaaaatacatcataatcgatttggctgaaaattttcccacagatagacaaaacataggattttaagtggtgagaaggatttgaattatattataataccaaaaaagttacatgcaatattatagtcaaaaatataggcgtctactgtaagtacaactaactcgaaaatatcgacctcacgacaaaaattgttaaaaagaaattgtaataattgtaaatacgatttatttgaaacaatttcagttcctaccatttttgtcgaaaagttaaaaatggcggagatattgagcaaaaaaatcctttaaaatcaagatgtcggctaacgtaacggaggaattcattcgtaattttaaatttaggctactattgactcccgtaaagatcagaaaaataaaattttgggcagctcggcattcaaggtcaaatgctatcccgactggactaatatatacttttgagtctgatattactgcatgtgtaacttttttggtattgaaatataatttaaatccttctaaccacttaaagtactatcttttggctatctgtgggcaaattttcagccaaatcgatggtagtgtattttgggaatggaggaaaatttaaaaaacggtattttaacgtttttacactataaaatttgatcaaaaacttgttttgattcaaaataacttgttataatgccatataatgacatttttgagttctttctattaaaatattatgtttttcattgatacttcacgacagaaaatgcaaatttgtttaaataaacaccaaatcactgtaaaatcgcataaaataacattttgagaaaaaaagaagaagaagattttttgactttaaatatcttatttttacgtcccgcagaagctatataccaattttcagacaaatcggagatccaaaattttttgcctgagtgatttgacatggaatgtaccgttcattttcaacaaaaaaaaaacaagtttttagactATTTTTCTCAAACAACTCCAGCAGTaactattttatcgaaaaaaatattctaagcaaaaatgtagcttataaagaagtaaaaaaaatgttgtacCTATGTCTAAAGTctgtagacctagtagaagcagagttatagctaatgaaaagtaggttcttattcgtcacattccaaatcgaatattttaacgtgaaataaccaaaaaattaagcgctttttggggaaaactcatcacaattttttaaagtgtttaaaaaaatgcttaatttttctgttttttcttaatttctagcatcaaaagtaagtaagttacgctcaaaataaagttggtccctgtttttgcaaaaaaaactttTATACCAAAGTCACTGATTTTGgtttttaatgttaaaaaaatagcTCTTATATCTGCGTTACTACGAAACTATTggaaactattttattatcaattttacgaaaaaaaagttattcttcctAAAATACCCTGCATGGTATATAAtttaagattcaattatcagatataaagttttatcaattttacacGAGGTAtgacaaaaaatatgaatttcgttcaagagtaaagtatctttatatttcacaatattgaaaactgtCTAAATTAAAAGCTTTGTttgaatatgtaattacatgcttataatttaaatattgtgaagtATCAAGTAGTTTTctcagcgaaattcatattttttaacataccttgGATAAAATTGATCTGTATACATATATGATTGCGTCTTGgaatttagaccatgcaaagctttttataaagaataacttttttcgtaaaatttataataaaatagttatgatatagtaataaaataatgctgGGTTTCCGTAattaaaaaaaggcattttttttcaattatactaaaatcaaaataaagatATAACTAGATACCAAACCAgattaccaaaaaataaaagggaccaagaTTAATTTGAgagtaactcacttacttttggTGTTGGAACTTTTTTATTGGGTGTtgaaacttaaaaataaaacaaaaataaagctttaaatAATAAAGACGCACtacaaataaacaaaccaagaaccgttgaatgttacgaggagtactcccgaatcatgatttacaatgtatgaaCTTTGTAATTCataatttgggatttacaatgtataagtatacagtatggtgcaaatgctTGAAATAAATTTGGTATTTTATAAGAAACAGGTCAATTTCCATTTTTAAATCACGATCTTTTGGCATATATACCGcactggtgacgtcatccatctgagtgtgatgacataatcgataattttttaaattagaaacGGGTAGTGTGCTagtttatttgaaaggttatccaATTCCcaattcagtaatataaacatgtaatttatttaattcaaaatacattctaatgttgtcagaaaacataaaaaaatgtttaattaacaaataatcattgcttttcgcttaaattaaatgttcaaactgccaagaggaaggtgggtggcaaCTTGAACATTGGATTTAAGCCAAGAGCAATGtttttttgtgaaataaacatttttttctattttctgacagcagtaaggtccggtttcaccaacaacaactAACTCAATGAATagttattcgtcgaataaaatttattatttagacGTTTACATTATtgtattttgtttcaatataattttgataatttaaagttaaactgacgaatttactttcttacaaatatttacaacgagattaacttgccaatttattTGAAGTTGCGagattaaatatataaaataaataaaataagtcttattagacgttagtaaaatggagaaatgtcagtttgttggtcgaataactttattcatagaataaactactctTTGTCGTTGGTGACACCGGCCataagtaaaatgtattttgaattaaattaaaaacaattattttggaCACCCTCTATCAATAATTGTATtaatatattactgaatagataattaaataacctttcaaattagctagcacacgacccctattctgatttaaaaaattatcgattacgtcatcacacccaggtggatgacgtcactagtatgatatatatgtcaaaaaatcataattcaaaaataaaaataaacctgCCCCGGAAtgtttccttaaagtcgccagcttacgaaataactaatttatgtcaaacatttgcaccatactgtatgtacattgtaaatcatgatttgggagtgctccccgtaacattcaacgtgtcttggtttgtttatttctagtacatttttattgtgattttagtatagaaggatgtagttgcatattaaaacatagttttgaatttccaacaacttttcataatagcaattttcgatattgtgaaattaatATAAAGGTAcattactcttgagcgaaattcatattttttgacatacctcgtataaatgagataaaatttgatatccgaTGGTTCCATGTTAGATTTTAGACAGTGCATGGCATTTAGGaagaaaaatgcccttttctcgtaaaattgataataaaaatttttacgatATGGGCCCAAGTTTCCCAGACATAggtactgtataagagctcaaaatTGTTTTGTTGAATTTCCCAATTATTTTAACGTCAGATTCGGGtgcagcataatcaaaaacaaaatagaaacatttttgatcagagtaaaattaataaataattagcgGCCAACTCTGTGCGTGGAACTTTTTAGtctaacatatttataaactaacaaaaaaaagtttcggaaaaatataagcttgtttgattttttccgaaacagtacaagttttcaatctaTATTGAATCTCccctatttattttttaaaataaatcgaTGCTACTTATGTAAACAAAGTTAAATCCATAATAACGTATTAAACACAACGAGCAAACTTACGAATCTATTTGACTTACTTGTTGATAATGTTGTGGACAGTATATTCAAATTCGTAAATATCCATGGAGATGAAGTCTGGGTGTACACATATGTGGAAGGGGTATTTATTGTAGTAGAAATTGTAGAACTATTTGTGACGCCATCGAAAGTGAGatttcttaaatataaataatcttcGAATGTTGACGTTTTAACTGgtttatttgtaattattttaactttCGAGTTATCTATAACTTTATCAACGACTTCTATTGTATCTGTTGTATACAGATTGTTCAAAGCATCTTCTTCAGACAGAGACTCTGTCACTGGTAGTGGAATATCATTTGTTCTTGTATCTGGTCTTATTTGGTCTAGTtgcagttttattttgttttgtttaggtTTAGAAGTTGTACTTTTTGTTGGAGGTCGTTTTGTAGTAGTTTTCCTTTTAATTTTCGGGGTTACTTTTCTTAAAGGGTGTTTTGTCGACAATTTTCGTACCGGTTTCTTCTTAACACTAAAGTGTTGCTTTGTAAAAAGATGGATATTTGGTGTTGTAACTTTTTGTACTGTTTGTTTATAATTGGGTGTAGATGGGTTCttatttttcttatgttttttctttttagtaacttttttctgcaatttatttaaatatatcttAATTTTGTCCAATACAGTTTTTCTTTtggacttttgaactttatttttagttttgtttggTTTCTTTTTCCGTTTTATTTTTACAATCCTCTCAGTTGTGGGTGTTGTAGTTAACTTTGTGCTTTCCTCTGTTGTAGACTTAGTAGTCAATAATTTTTCGGGCTGGGTTGGTGTCGTAATGAATGTCTCATATTGTTGAATAAAAGGAGTTGTGTTAACAGCAGTTATACTTTGATTGTTAATGGTAGTTTCAGTTGTCTTGGTGATTTcgtaatctaaaaataaaatttaataaattaatgtaCACTCCTCCAAAAATCGGTATCTcccagaatattttaaaaaataatcaaattacTTTCGAATTTTGGTGGATATTATCCCTTTGATTTATTACTAAAATACAATATACACaatgaattttgtttttaattgacgcagaatagaaaaaaatactaaaattgttagaaaatatttttcttgttatGCTTTATTTAACAATCAGAATATATTAGCATCCTATAAGTTAAAGTGTTGGCTTGGGAGCTGGGCCCCTCATTGGCGTGAAGGGACTCCCTCCAATGAAGGAGTCCTAGATAGTCTTCATGCCAGCTGGCCATAATCTCTTCAAACTTCTTGCAATTGGAGCTTGTACTAGCGGCTGTAATACTGCGTTGGGGTGTGTTTCCATTTTCTCGTGGTGTTTGTTGTACCTATCTTTAATGATATCTGTGATGAATGGAACCTTCAGATCTTCATGTAATGTTAAATTCGACACGAAACAAAGTGCATTTGTGATCATGTGTAGTATTTTTGACTGGCTCCTTTGGATGATAGCAATATTAGATTTGCTTGCACATCCCCAGACTTCGATATCATACATCCATATTGGTTTGATTATGGTGTTGTATATCAGCAGTTTATTTTCCAAACTTAGTTTTGATTTTCTACCTATCAACCAGTAGAGTTCTTTGACTTTCATGTTtatttgttttctcttctttgTTATGTGCACTTTCCAAGTAAGTTTAGGGTCTAGATGTATGCCGAGGTATTTGGAAGAGTTGTTTTtagcaataattttgttatttatgtGTAGTGATGGACACTAATCTTTTCTTGTAGTAAAGTTGACATGGACGGATTTAGCCTCATTTatcttaattttccatttttttacccAATTTTCTAGGTTTGCTAAGTCATTTTGTAGGATGTTGGAAGCTTCTACTGGATATTGGTGAATTGCTAAGATGACGGTGTCATCCGCAAAGGTTCCTATGGCAGTGTGTGGAGACGTAGAAATATCTGATGTGAATGATACATATAGAATGGGACCCAGGACACTGCCTTGCGGAACTCCGGCCTTGATTGGGAATTTTTGCGAATATTCATCCTTCACTTTTACAAGAAACTGTCTGTCATGAAGATATGATTCGAGCAGTCGATAGAAGAATAATGGAAagattttagatattttttataataGTCCATCATGCCAAATCTTGTCAAAGGCTTGGCTAACATCCAAGAATACTGAGGGACAGTATTGTTTTTGTTCTATTGCTAGATTTATTGAATGTGTTATTCTGTGTATTTGCTGAACTGTTGAGTGGCCTTGTCGAAAACCAAATTGGTGTGATGGAATCCAATCCTCAGGGAGTACTTCCTTATTTATTCTTTGAAGTATGAGTCTTTTTAGTAGTTTTGACATAACTGGCAATAAGCTGATTGGCCGATAAGATGAAACTTCGTTTGGGTTTTTGCCTGGCTtcagtattaaaattatttctgcGGTTTTGAGTTGCATCGGCCAGTAGTTTAGTCTCAGGATAGCATTGAAAATGTACATCATGAGTATGACTCCTCTGCGTGGCAGTTCTTTTAACATTTTGGAGGTTACTTTATCGATCCCCAAAGATTTTCTTGGATTTAGGAAGTTTAGTTCTTTTTGAACTTCCTTTACAGAAAGTTGTTTGGTTGCGGGTATGTTGTTTGGGATATTTGAGAGATGTCTAGCTATTTCGTCATCAACTACATCACAGTTCGGTGTGAATACATTGGATAAGTACGCACCAAATAGTGAAGCCTTTTTTTTATCGCTTCTTGCCCATATAGCTGCAGGATTTCTGGAGTAACGTACAGGAGAATTCTGCATTTGAGGCTTGTTTTTGAATTTGCATGGTTTCCAGATGGAGTTATCACTTCGGTTAATACCCTTCAAATATTCATTAAATGAACTTTCacgcagttctttaatttttgcttttaGTCGACTTCTGGCTCGGTTGTACGCTGTTCTGTCAACAGGGGCTTGCGTGCGTTGTACTCTAGCTCTTGCTTTTCGTTTTAGAGCTATGAGTTCCTTCACTTCTTTAGGTACAGAAATGTCTTTCTTTTGGATGGTAGGACGAGGAGTGGCTTGTTGTACTGATTCTATTAGGAGGTCATTAAAAGTTGTGATCGCCCCTTCGACTTCAATGGGTTCCTTTAGTCTGATGTCgagttttactttttcttcaattcTGGTACGATATTCTTCCCATTTGGTTTTCTTATTATGTAGTCTTGTGGGAGTTTTTCTATGTAACGCTGCTGTTCCTATTGAAGCTATTATCGGAGAGTGGTCAGAAGAAAGATCATAGCTTGGTTTTAGGTCTAAGTTAGGAGCTGGTAACCCACTTGTCACAAAAAAGTCAAGCAAGTCAGGAGTTTTAGCAGGATCAGTTGGCCAGTAAGTTGGAGTTCCTGTTGACAGGTATGCGTAATGCTTCTCTTGAATCACTGATGCCAATTCTCTACCTTTGGTTGTTGTAAGCCTAGTCCTCCATAAAATGTGTTTGCTATTGTAATCACCGCCCGCAATAAATTTGGATCCTAGTGTATCGAAAAAATCACTGAAATGTTCCTTTTTTATGTTGTGTCGTGGTGGACAGTAGAAGGCGGCAACTTTTAGATTATATGAGTCCATGCAGACGTTGAAAGTTGTGGCTTGTAGAAAGTTTTCAGCATATTTTGGCATTTCATGGTGCTTTATTGTGTTT
Proteins encoded in this window:
- the LOC126890420 gene encoding uncharacterized protein LOC126890420; amino-acid sequence: MDYWMILFCTYIFISNSCIQRNSALYSIKEKCSDKRIRCLDNTRYRFCFRTSKSVVIEYGNIKYCPKSTRCCEVTGKSPCIKQENNATTVTFQMIDPDYEITKTTETTINNQSITAVNTTPFIQQYETFITTPTQPEKLLTTKSTTEESTKLTTTPTTERIVKIKRKKKPNKTKNKVQKSKRKTVLDKIKIYLNKLQKKVTKKKKHKKNKNPSTPNYKQTVQKVTTPNIHLFTKQHFSVKKKPVRKLSTKHPLRKVTPKIKRKTTTKRPPTKSTTSKPKQNKIKLQLDQIRPDTRTNDIPLPVTESLSEEDALNNLYTTDTIEVVDKVIDNSKVKIITNKPVKTSTFEDYLYLRNLTFDGVTNSSTISTTINTPSTYVYTQTSSPWIFTNLNILSTTLSTMPPQLSACSMPTKYRGAKCNEYYECVKVMWVTRLMLFRCRPRESFDAETLACTPNTNCY